From the Zymomonas mobilis subsp. pomaceae ATCC 29192 genome, the window TGAAATATCTATTTTATAATAAAATTATATTAGGCTGATGATGATAATCTTACAGGTTCATCTAAGCCTATAAAAATTTGTCGTTTTATGGTGCCGGGTGAGGGACTCGAACCCCCATGGTCGCTACTTACAAGGTAGGTGCCTAACCATTCGGCCAACCCGGCAGTGATTCGACCTTCCAGTAAAGCATTTTTTAAAAAAAAGGAATCTCTTACAGAGAAAAATATCCTTTTTTTTTAATTTTTTCTGTTTTTCAGATGGTTGCGGCTGTTATGATAGCGAGAAACCTCCATCAAGGAGGAAGTCTGCATGTTTTTATGCCAATGGCGGCTTTGTTTAGCATAAAGGCGTTTCTTAAATAATAAAAGGCTTTAAAAGCTAAGATATGAGTAATGATGCCTTTATCCGTTGGGTCGAACAAACTTTAGGTCACAAACCTAAAGACCCAGCCTTATTTTTTCGGGCTATGACTCACCCTAGTCATGGCAATAGCGATTATCAGAGATTAGAGTTTCTAGGTGATCGCGTTTTAGGATTAGTGATTGCCCATTGGCTTTATCAACTTTTTCCTAATGAACCTGAAGGGAAACTTTCAAGGCGGTTAAACAGTCTGGTATCAGGCGCAAGCTGCGCAGGTGTCGCTAGAGTGGTCGGCTTGCCCCAATGGCTGCGCTTGGGCAAGCAGGCTCGCGATGACGGGGCAGCGGCTTCGGATAACGTTTTAGGGGACGTAATGGAGGCCTTGATCGGCGCGATCTTTCTAGAATCTGGGGTCGATGCCGCCGGAAAGGTTATTCATAAATACTGGGCTTCACTTGTAACAGAACAAGAATCTGCGCCGAAGCATCCAAAATCCGCATTACAGGAATGGGCTGCCGCGCATAATCGCCGCCCGCCCGTCTATGAGATAGTAAGTAGAACAGGTCCGCAGCATAATCCCTGCTTTACTATTCTGGTTTCTATTGCAGGCGTGGGGCAAGCTAGTGCAGAAGGATCTTCAAAGCAAGAAGCACAAACGGCTGCGGCTCAGGCACTTTTAACAGAATTATCGTAATTTTCTAAAATCGATCCGGTTTTTATTTTTCAAAACCGCTTTATTCTTATGCTTCGTGCTTTCTCCAAGCCTATGGCCATGGATTTACCGAGCGGTATAATAAAATAGTCTTGATTTTAGAAAAATACGGACAAGCTAATAATTAAAAAAGCTCTTTTTTGACACAAGCTTTTCTTGATAAGGATAAACTCAGAAAATCCCGTAAAGGGGGGCATCGCAGGCCAAGCTTTCTTTACGATAAAACAGGCTGCCTTTTTACAAAGGACAGCCTATTTTATCGCTCGGCGTAGAAAAAAGCCGGCCTCTTTTCAGAGGAAAGGGCAGATTTTTAATTCGTGACCATATTGCTGACGAATTGTTTCGTTTCTGCTGTTTTGACGAGCAAATTATAGATCAAGGGCGCGCCTTTATCACTGTCATGGGCATTCGCGAAATGATGATCGAGAAGATAGGTCATAGCGGGATTAAGGCGTCTAGCTTCCCATGCCATCCTGTCACTTATCTGTGCAGGATCTGTCGGAAAGGCGCTATCCTTGATCATTGCCTTCGCCAAAGTCAGTGCATCATCAGCAGGGTCCCATGCCTCCCAGAAACTATCAAAAATAGCGAAAAGTTCTGCATGAGGAGCGATAGGCTGGTCATCACCTTGGTATAATATTTTGTCATCACCCAAATCGGCAATACCTTTTTTAACATCTTCCTTAGAAAGACCCGTGCGTTTAACCAGCTCATCCATAGAAATGGGTTGGTCAAATTCAGCACCATTCCGACTTGTTTCTACAAAAACTTTGGCAACTGCTTTACAGTTAGCAGAATAAGCGGAAGCATTAGAGGTCTGATTAACCATAATTTCAATCCTTTCATTGGTGAACAATGATGAAGACAGTTTTTTAATCTTTATTATTTTAAAATTTTTTATTGAAAATAAAATTTATGTTGTCTCTTTTTATCTTTTTAAAAAAGACCTCATCATTTTTATCCACTGATGAAGTAAACGCTTAACTTCGATTTTAGATCGTTTTTTTATGATTAAATATCGATTTTTTAATATGATGAATTACAATTTATAATAATAATGTTAATATATAATCAATAATATTATTTTATGATAATAAAAAATCTACGTTATCACCAGATATACATTGTTTTTTTTCAAAAATTTGAAATAAAAAATAGAATACAAACTTATCCTTGAAAATGGACATATCCCTTATCTTTATGGATGTGCCTCTCAAGGTCTATTATTCTATTTATGGTATTATTTCTCTCTCTTGAGAGAAAAGGTTGGTCATCATGACATCTATATTAATTACAGGGGCAGGGACGGGTTTCGGACAAGAAATAGCGCTACGCCTTGCTTCCCAAGGACTCTCTATCATTGCCGGTGTAGAAATCCCTTCTCAGATATATAGCTTATAATTATTTATCTAATCGATTATAACCCATCTATAGTTACTAATTTTACAAAAAAAGAATAAAAATCTATATAAATGGGTAATCTCAAAATTATATGAAGGAATTAAAAAATTAATTGATCGTCCGATTATGACCTACCGGACGATCCTTTATTATAAAAGCTAGAATTTTATTCTTATCTTACTGAAAATATATCTTTAGAATGAAAATCATTTCAGTTCATTCAGCTTATAATTCTACCTTATCGAAATCATTAGTCGCAAAAGATTCTAAAATTTTTATTCGTTCTTCTATATCGGTTACAGCTGTATAAATAAGCCGTTTAAGACCAATATAAAATTCACGCGGATCGTTCGGGTTTTTGTTAGGATGTAACTTTATCGTATCACCTTCGATATGAAATCCAACAAATATACTGCCATCATCTTCCACTTTACCTTTAATTTTTAGAATATGCCTTTCATTGGCCATTAAGTGTATGACTTCTAAGTTTTCTTTTTGTGTAACTTTTTGATAATTATGACCAACAGATAGGGATAAGCGGTGATCTGTCCATGGTGGTGTAACTATTTCCAAGTAAACTATAATATCTGTATTAGGATGAAGAGGGCTGGAAAAATGGATATTACCACTCTTTCCTCGCATCCATACGCCAAAATCTTTTTCACTGGCATACCAACACTCTGCAAGTAGTGGGCGCAGTGGACGAGCAATATAAGATGCTGAAATTTTTTCACTGCCGGCAAATTTAGCAGGCTCGAACAGCTCTCCTACCTCTAGCAAAGGAGGCGCATAAGAAGCAGGCGCAAAATTTGAGAGTGAACCGAGCTGCTCCATAATCTCTTTGCCCACATCATCCCATGTTCGTGGTACAAATTGTTTACGGATTTCGTTTGTGCGCTTGTCTCTATAACTCTTATTAAGAATCATCTTTTTAAGACATTTTATGCCCGTATGAAGGTTAAGCGGATCGATATAATCAACTAGTTTACCGCCAACTTCTGGAATCGAGGATGTCTCTGACGCTATACAAGGTCGACCATGGGCAAGGCTCTCACCTACAGGAAGACCCCATCCCTCCACTATACTCGGGAAAATTGTAAATTGACATTCCTGATATAAAACTTCCAGATCTACATCTAATAAATCATGAAGTATATGAATCCGCTTTCCTAGAAAATCTGTATCTTCTAATACTGACTTAAAATCATCCATCCGCCACCCAAAACGGCCAACAAAGACGAGATCAGGTGGATCAATACCTTCATTTATTAATGCCTTCCAAGCCATATACAAATAAATATGGTTTTTTCGGGCTTCGATAGTTGAAACCATAAGGACAAAATTACGATTTTTTAGAAACTCTATTTTTTCTCCCCATTCAGGAAATTTTGTAATCTCGGCTTTATGGGCATGTAGTTGATGTGCAAGCAATATTGGCGAAACAGGCACTTCTCTCAAATTATATTCTACTTGAAGGCGCTTGACATCCTTAGCAACGAATTCAGAAATCGTAAAAATAAAGTCAAATGAATAAAGACCGTCTCCCAAAGCAAGCGTAAATTCATTTACTAACCCTGACGAACAATATTCTGGGTATGAAATAGGTATTATATCGTAAATATAGACGCCAACAGCTACTCCAGATTTTTTAAGATGAATATATCGAGAGGCATTCGCACCAAATCCCCAGAAGGCTCCAAGAATAAGATATATTTGCCCTTTTTTAGGTTCAAACCACTTGGAATCCCTTTCAGCTTCTTCAATCAAAGACAAAAGTTTGTGCTGCGAAACATCTGGAAGGGTAATATAGTCAAGTACATTTAATATTTTATCAAAAGGAATTTGCCAGAATCCAGTATTAAATTTTCCTGTGCGTATACAGGCATACTGTCCGTGATGCTTTTTATTAGATTCTATAATATATCGGATGATACCGATTTGAACCCGCTGTATACCCGATGGTGTTTTGTAGCTTTTTAAATAATCAAAGAGATCATCAATCTCTATTAAATATTTTATATTTTTATCCACTTTACTTGTTTTTGATAAAGTAGACATCTCGGGAGAATAACCCAACCTATGAGCCAAGTCATAGGCATCCTTACTAGGCGTTAACTTAACCGCTGTTGTAATAATATTTAAGGCCTGATCTTGTTTTCCCGTACGCTCTAAAAGATAAGCAAGGTGAAGATGGACATCATAGTCGCTGGGAAGGAGTTCAATCGCTTGATAATAAGCTTGGATTGCAGCGTCGTAATCTCCTTGCTCTTTTAGAGCATGCCCAATCTGTACCCAGATTGCCTGATCCTGTGGGCAAAGTTCCAAGTGTTTTTTATATTCAATTATTGCTTGCGCCCAATCTTTATTATTGCGGGCTTGGTCCCCAGAGGTGCGATACCTTTGCGGAGTTTTCTCTCGAATAGCGTGGAAAAAACGCTTAATATTGATTTTCAAGGGTCAGAGCTCCTTATGGGAATCTTCTAAATTAAAATTTTTTCTTAAAAATTCAGTAATATTGCTCAATGTCAATGTCTACATAGGCTATCATGTTTATATTTTATCCAATGTGTGGCCTATCGCTTTTAGTTTCAATTACCAAAAACACCTAATAATAAGGAATTACTTATTTTTTTATTGAAATAAGTTAACCGCTAACTTGCAACAAGAAACCGGATACCGCATATAGGCCACAGTGGTAGACACAATTTTTTAAGATAATCTTGTATGCCATAAACATTGACCAAAACGACGGAGATTGAAATTACGATGCCAACAGCTCTAATTACTGGGATCACGGGGCAAGATGGTGCCTATTTGAGCCAGCTGCTGCTGAGTAAAGGCTACCGTGTCGTTGGACTTCTCCGACGGTCTGCGTCCGCTGATGTAATCGGTGAACGTCTGCGTTGGCTCGGCATTATCGATGACGTCGAAATGGTAGATGGTAATATGACGGATCTATCGAGTTTGATTCGCATAATCGATTCAGTCTCGCCAGATGAAGTCTATAATCTTGCTGCTCAGAGTTTCGTCGCTGCATCGTGGCAGCAGCCACTGCTTACGGGACAGGTCACTGGTATGGGAGCCGCCAATTTATTAGAGGCTGTTCGCATCGCTCAGCCATCAGCTCGATATTATCAGGCCTCTTCATCTGAAATGTTTGGGCTCATTCAAGAACCCGTACAGTCAGAACGCACACCATTTTATCCTCGTTCGCCCTATGCTGTAGCAAAACTCTATGCTCACTGGATGACGGTAAATTATCGCGAGAGCTTCGGACTACATACATCATCCGGTATCTTGTTTAACCATGAAAGTCCGTTACGAGGAATTGAGTTTGTAACACGTAAAGTTACAGATGGAGTAGCTCGTATTAAACTTGGTTTAGCAAAAACATTGTCACTGGGTAACTTAGAGGCTACCCGTGATTGGGGCCATGCTCGCGATTATGTTCGAGCTATGTGGCTTATGCTACAGCAAGAAATACCCGATGATTATGTTATCGCAACAGGTCGGACAACGAGCATTCGACAGCTTTGTAGTATTGCATTTTCTTATGTCGGCTTGGATTATGAGGAATATATAACGACCTCTAAGAACTTCTTTCGTCCGGCGGAGGTTGAAGTTCTTCTAGGTGATGCTTCAAAAGCTCAAGAAAAACTTGGGTGGACAGCGACAACATCTCTTGAAGATATGATTGGTGAAATGGTAGACGCTGATCTTACTCGCCATCGGAAGAGGCTTGGTTGATGGTAATACATGTACCAAACGACAGATCACTCCGTATAATGATTACAGGAGGTAATGGATTTGTAGGCAGGTATTTAATCGAGGCACTAAGCCACAGTGCACCGGATGCTATTTTATACACTAATCGAATTGAAATTACTGATCCTGCTGTTGTGTCACAGGCTGTAATAGATTTTCAACCGGATGCCTGCATACATCTAGCAGGCATCACGAGTATTGGTGAGGCACGACAAAATCCTGATCTTGCGTGGAATGTAAATCTCCATGGCACCCTTAATATAGGACGTGCTATTTTGCAGTGGGCGCCTGCGTGCAGATTAATCTACGCATCCACAGCAGAAGCATGGGGAACTTCTTTTCGGCAAGGCACTCCAGTGGATGAAAATGTTCCCCTTGCGCCGGCTAATACTTATGCTGCCAGTAAAGCGGCTGCTGATTTAGCATTAGGCGCTATGGCAGAAGAAGGGCTTCAAGTAATTCGGTTCAGGCCTTTTAATCATACTGGTCCCGGTCAGGATATTAAATTTGTTGTTCCAGCCTTCGCTTCGCAAATAATTCAGATTGAGCGTGGTTTGCAACCACCCGTCATATATGTTGGAAACCTATCTGCAGAACGTGACTTCCTTGATGTCAGAGATGTGGTGAGCGCCTATGTTCAAGCCACATTACTCGGAGATACTATTAAACCAGGTACGATAGTGCCTTTATGCTCTGGGCAAACACGTTCCATTTCCAGTATTCTTAATGAATTGATCCTATTAAGTGGTGTCACCGCCCGTATTGAGGTCGATAAAGAGCGATTGCGCCCTATTGATATTCCTGTAGCTACTGGCTCCGCTCGGCTAGCGCATTCGACACTTGGATGGGCACCCACTATCCCCTGGACGACGACATTATCAGATATCCTCCAGTATTTTCGCACATTAGATAAGTAAGAGCTTTAAAAAGATTGTCTGGTAGATTTAACGTATTCAGATAAATTATAATAGAAGACTATATTCCAGCTTATTCAGTTTAACGTTTTTGTTTATATAAAAGTAGTTTGACTCATTTTTCTGATGGGCGCCCGAAAAGTAGGGGCTACACATCTTAAATTTCCGGCAATAGGATGGATAAAATATTTCTGCGCTTTAGCATGAATAAAAAGCTATATGGAGCTATTTCTGCTTTATAAAAATTTATATGCCTGTAATTTCTGAATTTGCAAAAGACTAATCCCCCTTTTGTGAGTAGATATTTGTAGCTTTCTCAATTCTCTTAATCGACCCTGCTTCGGCAGGGTCTTTTTTTTTATTAAGGATAAGATTGCCCACGTCCTGTAAGATTCCTTCAGAGTAATGACTGAAGCATCCGGACGATAAATTTTAGACCATTTTGGGAAGTTCTGGTGGGCGATGACAGGCTCGAACTGCCGACATCCTCCGTGTAAAGGAGGCGCTCTACCAACTGAGCTAATCGCCCCACCGTTTGCCAGACCCCGATGCCAGACTATAGCGGTTCGTGCAAGAAAAATTTTAAAAATTAACGATCTTCGCTTAAACGATGATAGAATTCTGGGCGACGATCACGAAAAAAGCCAAAAGCAGCTCGATGTTGTCGGATCTGATCAATATCAAATGTCGCAATAAGGACGCCGCTTTCTTCTTTTCCAAATTGCGCTACCAAATCACCACGCTGATCAGCGATGAAACTATGCCCGTAGAAATTTATGAGACCTTCTTGGCCGATACGATTTGATGCAATAACAGGAACAACGTTAGAAACCGCATGTCCAATCATAGCCCGTCGCCATAACCGACTGGTGTCTAAATCGGGATCGTGCGGCTCGCTTCCTATGGCCGTTGGGAAAAATAGTAATTCTGCCCCCATAAGCATCATCGCACGGGCAGTTTCTGGATACCACTGGTCCCAGCAAATACCGATGCCTATCTTAATTCCGTAGCAATCCCATATTTTAAAACCCGTATTCCCGGGGCGAAAATAGAACTTTTCTTCGTAACCGGGGCCATCAGGGATGTGACTTTTACGGTAAACACCTTTAATTTCTCCTTCGGAAGAAATGAAGGCCAGACTGTTATAATAATGGGGCCCGTCTTTTTCAAAAAAGCTGGTAGGAATGGTAACCTTTAAAGCTTTGGCTAATTTTTGCATGGCGCGGACGGCGGGATGTTCATCGACAGGTTTTGCCAAAGCAAACAGAGTTTCGTCCTCGGTAGCACAGAAATAGGGGCCTTCGAATAGTTCAGGAGGCAGAATGATCTGAGCGCCTTTTTTAGCCGCATCCTCTATTAATTGTGAAACCCGCTCGATATTCTGTTGAATATCGCTCGTAAGGGCCAACTGCAACGCTGCAACCGTGATACAGGTCATACTGCCTCTTTCTTTCCCAAAAAACCGAACAGAAAAACTGAATTCTTAGGCTGGCCATTGCTGCGAAATACAATGAAAACTACCACCACCCGTCAATATATGATGAGCAGGCAGACCTATGATTTGACGGTCTGGAAATAAAGGGGCCAGAGCCTTAATAATTGCCTTATCATTTTTAGCATCATACAAAGGGACTACAACGACCGCATTGCCTATATAAAAATTCATATAAGAGGCGGGCACAATCTCTTCATCAAGGGTAATTTTTCCTGGCGACGGAAGACGGGTAACTTTTATACCTAAATCTACAGCCGAGCGAGTAGCTTCTTCATAAATATCCCGATTAGGATCGCTCTCATCCGCAGCGATCGGAATAACCAAATGTTTAAAACCTACAAAACGCGCCAGATTATCAACATGACCGTCCGTATGGTCATTAAGTAACCCTTTTTTTAGCCATAGGATCTGATCAAACCCTAGATCGTTTTTCAAGCGTAAAGCAATATCTTCTCGTGACAAATCTGGATTACGGTTAGGGTTAAGAAGGCATTCTTCCGTTGTAACAACAAGGCCATGTCCATCATTATCAATGGAACCGCCTTCTAATACCCAATCTTTTTCTAAAATAGAAAGCCCTGTATCAGCTGCCAGCGCCTTACCGATGGTTTGATCGCCCTCTAAGTCATATTTGTTACCCCAACCATTGAACCGGAATAAGGCGACCGCTTTTTCCTGTTCATTTGCAATAAAAATAGGGCCACTATCCCTTAACCAAATATCGCCAAAATTATGACAAATAACCTCGGCAGCTTCTCCGATTAATTGTCTGGCTTTTTGCGCTGCTTCCTCATGCGCAGCTACCAAAAATACTTTTTCGCCTGCACCCTCTGCATAGACCGCTTTGGCAAACGCAATAACTTCCCTCTGCGCCGGTTCCAAATCTTCAAGCCATAAAGATTCATCGCTAGGAAACCCGATCCAGACAGCACTATGGGGCATCCATTCAGCAGGCTGACGATAAGACATGGAAGTCATTTTCCTTGTAAACATAATTAAGGGGGCTTTTGGACGCCGTTTAAAATAGGGCATTACCTATTCAGAAATAGTCGTCTTGCTTTTTATTAAAGCGTTTTAAGGGTGAAGCCCAAGCCTTATTCTTATAGAAAGATAGGGGTTTTAATGAAATCTGATAGCCGCTTATTTAATCCAAGATAAGCGCTATCTATTTTTAAGGCGGTCTTCAGACAAAAAAAGAGGCCGGCAAAGAAACTCTGCCGACCTGCATTTTTATCTGGATTAAAAATTAACGTGAATAAAATTCGACGACCAGATTCGGTTCCATTTTAACCGGATAAGGTACTTCATCGAGCGTTGGGATGCGGGCAAAGGTAACCTTTGCGTTACCGTCTGGCACGACATAATCAGGAATATCACGTTCTGCCAAGCTCTGTGCTTCAAGAACCAAAGCCATTTCCTGTGCTTTGGCACCCAACGTGATTTCATCACCGGTATTAACGCGACGGGATGCAATGTTGCACTTAACACCGTTCACGCGGATATGACCATGACTGACCATCTGACGGGCCGCAAAGATCGTCGGTGCAAATTTTGCACGATAGACAACCATATCTAAACGACGTTCCAGAATACCGATCAGATTCTGTGACGTATCGCCTTTAAGGCTGGAAGCATCGTCATAGCAACGACGGAACTGCTTTTCCGTAACATCACCATAATAACCTTTAAGCTTCTGCTTGGCTTTTAATTGAAGACCATAGTCAGAAATTTTGGAACGACGACGCTGTCCATGCTGACCGGGGCCATATTCACGACGATTTACTGGGGATTTAGGACGACCCCAAATATTTTCGCCCATACGGCGGTCAATTTTATACTTAGCGCTATGACGCTTAGACATAGATAAAACCTTCAATTGCGTTATAGAGATTTCGGTAAAACCGAAGAACGAGAATTCCGGAACCGCGCTGCCATAAGTTTAAGTTACTTTGGCGGGCAGGGCCACCGCTTCACCGGAGTGCGGAGCCAATTGCGAGATGCCTTATGACTATCGAAAAAACATTCGTCAAGATCCAGGCTCTTAAAATTTAGGATTCAACACGATTGCGGCCATTATTTTTTGCCCAATAAAGCATGTTATCCGCTCTATCGAGAGCCACAGAGATGTTATCATCCGGCTTCATTTCAAAAAGGCCGATACTGACAGTAATTTTTAGCTCGGTATCATTATTCTTAACAATCAAAGTCGTAAATTCATGGCGAATACGTTCAGCAATATTGTGAGATATTTCAAGAGAAGCCGCGATAGCGATAACAAATTCATCACCGCCATACCGTCCGGCGAAATCATTCTGTCGGATATTATTCCGAATGATATTAGCAGCTTTTCGCATAACCGTATCACCGACTAAATGACCATAGCGATCGTTAATATTTTTAAAGTGATCGACATCCAACATAGCCAGGGAAATGGTCCTATTTTGTTCCGCCGCTTCTTGTTGAATGCGGGCTAACTCGATCATTAAAGCGCGCCGGTTTAAAAGTCCCGTTAAGACATCTGTATTTGCCAAGGCACTTAATTGCTGATTGGCTTGCTGTAGTTCAAAGGTTCGATTGTCAACAAGATTTTGAAGACGTTTTGTCTGCCTTTTTAATAAGAAAGTCCGAAGTATAATAATAAGATAGAGCCCTACTAGAACAATAAGGACGACGACGACGCTTATTTCCCAATGTTCATACCAGTGAGGCGCAATCGTAAAATAGAAGGTTTCTTCCTTGCTATAGGCATGAAGACCTGACGTTTCTGCGCGTATATGTAAAGCATAGTGGCCACTACGCAGATTAGTATAAATGGCGATGGGTGGGGTATTAAAAGGGACGGTGATCCACTGAGAATCAACGCCTTCCAGCTTATAACTATAGGTTACATCTCGGGGCGCACTATAATCCAACAGAATAAAACCGATTCGAAGGGAACGCGCTGTAGGCGGTACTTCAAAAGTTTGATTGAGGGTCGGTAGTTGACCAAAATTTATCGGCTTTTCATTGATTTCTGCCATCGTTACCTGCAAATCGCCAGATTTGCTATTTTGCGGTAAAGAGGAGGAAAACAGAATTTGTTCTGGGGCTATAACCGTCAAGCCATTGGTTCCACCAAAAAGAATAGACCCATCATCGGCTAAAGCTGAAGTCCGTTGGCTAAAATGACCGCTTGAAACATGATCACGCTCTCCCAAAACAAAGCTTTGACGGCGCGCAGGATCTAAAACTGAAATACCGTCTGAACTAGAGGCCCAGATATATCCGAATTTATTGACAATAAGGCGGTTGATTTCATCAGCAGAAGGCCGGTCTTTGTGATAAAAATTCTGAAAATCATATCCCCTTCTGGAATTAGGAGAAAATTGGCTAATTCCATTAAAGCTGCCGACCAACATAGTCGATTCTTTTGCTGCAAGTGATGTAATGAAACTGCGCGGGAAAATACGCGGATTTTCAGAATGGCTTAGAATATTGTCAAAACCATTAACATTGTTCTTATGGATACTGATACCATTTGCAGTGGCGATCCAGACTTCATTATCCGAACGTATGGCAATATCTTTTATATGATCGCTGATTAAACTCCTGCTATCATCAGCATTATGCGTAAAATAAGAAACTTTTTCAGTTGCTCTATCTTTTATATAAAGACCACTATTGGTTCCGATAAATAAATTATACTTTGTTTCGGCAAGAGCTGTAATTGTTTTCTTACTTAAAAAGTCATCCATAAGAGAAGTGACTGAAAGATTTTTCGGATCGATACGCGCCAAACCTAATGATCCAGCAAGAATAGCGCCATCTTTGGCTTGTAAGAAAGCCCGAACAGGTTGAGACACCTGCAAACCAGTAAGACTTAATTTTTGAATTTGTGTACGGTGGCGGTCAATAATATTGATCATGCCATTTTGTAGACCAATCCAGATGCGTCCTTTTTCATCTGACAAAAGACCCGTAACAGAATCGCTAATCATCCCGCTTTTATCGACAAGAACATCCGGGATATTAAATGCAATAGAAGGATGGGGGTCCCATCTTGAGACGCCCCGATCAGTAGCAACCCAAATGCCGCCGTCTCTATCCGTCATTAAGGAAAGTATATTATTTCCGCTGATAGAATGTGTGTTGAGCGGATTATGCGTCCATGTCTTAACATATCCAGTATATTCTTCACCTTGGGGGGCACACAGCTGGCCTTTGGTGCCCGCTGTCCAAAAGGCATAGTCAACAATACCGCCTCCCATAGTGGCAATCCAAATATGGTTATCCGGTAATTCTGCAAAACCGTGAATAGCCCTGTGATTTATATAGGAAGAAGAGGCTTT encodes:
- the aguB gene encoding N-carbamoylputrescine amidase, producing MTCITVAALQLALTSDIQQNIERVSQLIEDAAKKGAQIILPPELFEGPYFCATEDETLFALAKPVDEHPAVRAMQKLAKALKVTIPTSFFEKDGPHYYNSLAFISSEGEIKGVYRKSHIPDGPGYEEKFYFRPGNTGFKIWDCYGIKIGIGICWDQWYPETARAMMLMGAELLFFPTAIGSEPHDPDLDTSRLWRRAMIGHAVSNVVPVIASNRIGQEGLINFYGHSFIADQRGDLVAQFGKEESGVLIATFDIDQIRQHRAAFGFFRDRRPEFYHRLSEDR
- a CDS encoding glycosyltransferase family 4 protein, whose amino-acid sequence is MKINIKRFFHAIREKTPQRYRTSGDQARNNKDWAQAIIEYKKHLELCPQDQAIWVQIGHALKEQGDYDAAIQAYYQAIELLPSDYDVHLHLAYLLERTGKQDQALNIITTAVKLTPSKDAYDLAHRLGYSPEMSTLSKTSKVDKNIKYLIEIDDLFDYLKSYKTPSGIQRVQIGIIRYIIESNKKHHGQYACIRTGKFNTGFWQIPFDKILNVLDYITLPDVSQHKLLSLIEEAERDSKWFEPKKGQIYLILGAFWGFGANASRYIHLKKSGVAVGVYIYDIIPISYPEYCSSGLVNEFTLALGDGLYSFDFIFTISEFVAKDVKRLQVEYNLREVPVSPILLAHQLHAHKAEITKFPEWGEKIEFLKNRNFVLMVSTIEARKNHIYLYMAWKALINEGIDPPDLVFVGRFGWRMDDFKSVLEDTDFLGKRIHILHDLLDVDLEVLYQECQFTIFPSIVEGWGLPVGESLAHGRPCIASETSSIPEVGGKLVDYIDPLNLHTGIKCLKKMILNKSYRDKRTNEIRKQFVPRTWDDVGKEIMEQLGSLSNFAPASYAPPLLEVGELFEPAKFAGSEKISASYIARPLRPLLAECWYASEKDFGVWMRGKSGNIHFSSPLHPNTDIIVYLEIVTPPWTDHRLSLSVGHNYQKVTQKENLEVIHLMANERHILKIKGKVEDDGSIFVGFHIEGDTIKLHPNKNPNDPREFYIGLKRLIYTAVTDIEERIKILESFATNDFDKVEL
- the rpsD gene encoding 30S ribosomal protein S4, producing MSKRHSAKYKIDRRMGENIWGRPKSPVNRREYGPGQHGQRRRSKISDYGLQLKAKQKLKGYYGDVTEKQFRRCYDDASSLKGDTSQNLIGILERRLDMVVYRAKFAPTIFAARQMVSHGHIRVNGVKCNIASRRVNTGDEITLGAKAQEMALVLEAQSLAERDIPDYVVPDGNAKVTFARIPTLDEVPYPVKMEPNLVVEFYSR
- the rnc gene encoding ribonuclease III, with the translated sequence MSNDAFIRWVEQTLGHKPKDPALFFRAMTHPSHGNSDYQRLEFLGDRVLGLVIAHWLYQLFPNEPEGKLSRRLNSLVSGASCAGVARVVGLPQWLRLGKQARDDGAAASDNVLGDVMEALIGAIFLESGVDAAGKVIHKYWASLVTEQESAPKHPKSALQEWAAAHNRRPPVYEIVSRTGPQHNPCFTILVSIAGVGQASAEGSSKQEAQTAAAQALLTELS
- a CDS encoding GDP-mannose 4,6-dehydratase, with amino-acid sequence MVIHVPNDRSLRIMITGGNGFVGRYLIEALSHSAPDAILYTNRIEITDPAVVSQAVIDFQPDACIHLAGITSIGEARQNPDLAWNVNLHGTLNIGRAILQWAPACRLIYASTAEAWGTSFRQGTPVDENVPLAPANTYAASKAAADLALGAMAEEGLQVIRFRPFNHTGPGQDIKFVVPAFASQIIQIERGLQPPVIYVGNLSAERDFLDVRDVVSAYVQATLLGDTIKPGTIVPLCSGQTRSISSILNELILLSGVTARIEVDKERLRPIDIPVATGSARLAHSTLGWAPTIPWTTTLSDILQYFRTLDK
- a CDS encoding short-chain dehydrogenase — translated: MTSILITGAGTGFGQEIALRLASQGLSIIAGVEIPSQIYSL
- a CDS encoding molecular chaperone Tir, which produces MVNQTSNASAYSANCKAVAKVFVETSRNGAEFDQPISMDELVKRTGLSKEDVKKGIADLGDDKILYQGDDQPIAPHAELFAIFDSFWEAWDPADDALTLAKAMIKDSAFPTDPAQISDRMAWEARRLNPAMTYLLDHHFANAHDSDKGAPLIYNLLVKTAETKQFVSNMVTN
- a CDS encoding agmatine deiminase family protein → MSYRQPAEWMPHSAVWIGFPSDESLWLEDLEPAQREVIAFAKAVYAEGAGEKVFLVAAHEEAAQKARQLIGEAAEVICHNFGDIWLRDSGPIFIANEQEKAVALFRFNGWGNKYDLEGDQTIGKALAADTGLSILEKDWVLEGGSIDNDGHGLVVTTEECLLNPNRNPDLSREDIALRLKNDLGFDQILWLKKGLLNDHTDGHVDNLARFVGFKHLVIPIAADESDPNRDIYEEATRSAVDLGIKVTRLPSPGKITLDEEIVPASYMNFYIGNAVVVVPLYDAKNDKAIIKALAPLFPDRQIIGLPAHHILTGGGSFHCISQQWPA
- a CDS encoding GDP-mannose 4,6-dehydratase, coding for MPTALITGITGQDGAYLSQLLLSKGYRVVGLLRRSASADVIGERLRWLGIIDDVEMVDGNMTDLSSLIRIIDSVSPDEVYNLAAQSFVAASWQQPLLTGQVTGMGAANLLEAVRIAQPSARYYQASSSEMFGLIQEPVQSERTPFYPRSPYAVAKLYAHWMTVNYRESFGLHTSSGILFNHESPLRGIEFVTRKVTDGVARIKLGLAKTLSLGNLEATRDWGHARDYVRAMWLMLQQEIPDDYVIATGRTTSIRQLCSIAFSYVGLDYEEYITTSKNFFRPAEVEVLLGDASKAQEKLGWTATTSLEDMIGEMVDADLTRHRKRLG